A single Alosa sapidissima isolate fAloSap1 chromosome 17, fAloSap1.pri, whole genome shotgun sequence DNA region contains:
- the linc.pou2af1 gene encoding colorectal cancer associated 2, with translation MSGKEKVYQGVRVKITVKELLQKQRARQEAIKTVAKSQVNLSSHEFSSVTYMPDYSPGASLPECNLSSGSITDSMYNMPLENGYDSHQTINIMAADQLFFPQSWPQGYPSSNMDYSNCMVPDSPSESFSLHSPAEYSSYSSPLSYSSSSSCYNSPSRMELGCGLMPENHHPYCSLQHCYCGSPSGLQDVTSQLQYSSYGNTDCWYTSALDDCYFKRDSIDACYR, from the exons GTAAAGAGAAGGTCTATCAAGGGGTGAGAGTTAAGATCACCGTCAAGGAGCTGCTACAAAAGCAGAGAGCTCGCCAAGAAGCGATTAAAACAGTTGCG aaatCCCAAGTCAACCTGTCAAGTCATGAATTCTCTTCAGTTACATACATGCCTG ACTATTCTCCTGGAGCATCACTTCCAGAATGCAACCTCTCATCGGGATCTATCACAGATAGCATGTACAACATGCCCCTGGAGAATGGATATGATAGTCATCAAACGATAAACATAATGGCAGCCGATCAGCTTTTTTTCCCTCAGAGCTGGCCTCAAGGATATCCCTCTTCAAACATGGACTACAGCAACTGCATG gTTCCAGACTCTCCATCAGAATCCTTTAGTCTGCACAGTCCGGCCGAATACAGTAGTTATTCATCGCCCCTCTCCtactcatcctcttcctcatgtTACAACTCTCCATCCCGGATGGAGCTGGGCTGCGGTCTCATGCCTGAGAACCACCACCCATACTGTTCACTCCAACACTGTTATTGTGGATCTCCCTCAGGACTCCAGGATGTCACGTCGCAGTTACAATACAGCTCGTATGGCAATACAGATTGCTGGTACACGTCGGCGCTAGATGACTGCTACTTCAAGAGGGATTCTATAGACGCTTGTTACCGGTAG